The Lycium ferocissimum isolate CSIRO_LF1 unplaced genomic scaffold, AGI_CSIRO_Lferr_CH_V1 ctg7713, whole genome shotgun sequence genome includes the window CCATGTGGCACTTTCTTAATCACACAAGACTCCCTTACTCATCCACCTCCCTTAATACGGTGTGTGCCTACATAACCACCTCTCCTTTTCCTAAAATTAGAATCCATATGTCTCAACCTCACCACACCAATGTGCTCACGACCTCAACTTGCGCATCTCCTTTGTACACTCGAACCATCTCAAACCTTCCCCCGAATCTTGTCCTTCACCGAGGCCTCTCCTACCTTGTCCTGGataacttcatttctaatcCTATCCTTCCTTGTATGCACACACATCAATcgcaacattctcatttccgcaACCTTCAACTTTTGGACGTGAGATTTCTTGGTGCCGGCACTCGCGCAAACCCTCACAAAGACTAGGTCTAACTACCactgtagaacttgcctttgagctttggtggcactttcttatcacacaagacTCTGGAGGCGagcttccatttcatccaccctccCTTAATACGGTGTGTGACATCATAACCAATCTCCCCATTTTCTTGGATAATGGACCCAAGATACTTAGAACTTCCTCTCTTTTTGATGGCCTATGTCTCAAGCCTCACCTCCACGCCCTCCTAATGTGCTCaccactgaacttgcactctaagTATTCCATCTGCTCCcgccgagatgagaatgttgagatggaacGCCCTTTGGACTCTAAGGTGGGGGTGGCTCTCCAAACCTccagatggtttgggcatgtagCATTAACTCCTTGAGAGGTTGGCATGGATGGTCTCTTCAATGGCGAAACTATGTCGTTAATTAGACATAACATACACCATACCGACCCCAATAGTAAGGTAGAAGGCTAGTGAAGTCCCGTTTTTCCGCAAGATCGCAACATCATCCATCACTCCAATTTAGCTATTATCTACTATTTCGTGCTTTCAAACCCGTGCGattgcattattttattttatattattgctTTTACATGTCGCTTTGAATTTCTCCATTATCCGACTTGTTTATGCTTTTatgcaaccccatcacaacCGAAAGTGCTTGCGTACACCTACCCCCTCCCCGACCCTACgatgtgggattatactgggttgttgttgttgttgttgttgttgtacatgtccttgatcgccTAAGTATACGCCACCGGTACGcgtttagcctccaagcatctccataaaaCTTCTCATGGGACTTTGTCTTATGCTTTTTCCAGGTTGATGAAAATCATGTGCAGGTCTTTCTTCCTATTCCTGTGCTGCTCCACTAGTCTCCTAACAAGATGGATGGCTTCTGTAGTTGAGCGTCCCGACAAGAATCCGAACTGATTTTCGGAAATAGACACACCCTTCCTCACCTGCAACTCCACCACCCtctcccacactttcatagtgtggcttagcagcttgatacccctatagttgttgcaactctgAATGTCACCTTTGTTCTTGTACAGCGGAATCAATATACTCCCCCTCTATTCTTCGGGCATTTTTGCCGTCTTAAACGACATTAAACAGCCTCGTCAGCCATTCTAGACCTGTCGTACCCGCGCTCTTCAAGAGTTCCATCGGAATCTCATCTGGCCCGGTCGCTCTTCCCTTACGCATCTTACGAATAGCACCTTGAACCTCCTCGACCTTTATACACTTACTATTCCCAAAATCGCGACGTCTTTCAAAGGGTTCCAGATcccccaacacaatgtctctgttCCCCTCTTCGTTCAAGAGCTTATGAAAGTATTTCTGCCATCCCCATCATGCAAACTGCCGAAGCCGAACCTTCTTCTTCTGGTGAGTTATCTACATTTCCTAATGAGTTAGATTTGCCTGAGGAAAGGAGTCAGATCTTGCACCAAACACTCCTTATCTAACTTTGTCTCCTATAATTCTTTGTCTCCCTCCTATAGAGCCTTTGCCTTGTCTATTTCTTCTGTGTCTATTCCCAGAATTGGAAGGAAGCTTTTGCAGATTCAAATGGAAGCAAGCTATGATTGAAGAAATGAAGGCCTTGTCAAAGAATAAGACTTGGGAACTTGTCATATCACCACCAGACAAAAAGTTAATTGGTTGCAAATGGGTCTTCACTGTAAAACATAAAGCTGATGGTTCGATTGAGAGATTCAAAGCGAGATTAGTGGCTAAGGGATTCACTCAGACTTATGGAGTCGATTATCAAGAGACGTTTGCCCTTGTTGCAAAAATGAACACTATTAGAATTCTTTTGTCTTGTGTAGCTAATCTTGATTGGGACTTACAACAGTTTGATGTGAAAAATGCATTTCTTCATTGAGACTTAGAAGAAGAGGTGTACATGGAGATTCCTCCTGGTTTTGGTGCTGAACAAAGTCGAGGAAAAGTATGCAGACTGAAGAAATCCTTGTATGGACTGAAGCAGTCTCCTAAAGCTTGGTTTGATAGATTCTGCAAAGCAATGATCTGTTTCGGTTACCAACAAAGCAATGCTGATCACACCCTCTTCATAAAACATCAAAAGGGTAAACTCACTCTTCTCatagtttatgttgatgacatagtAATGACAGGAGATGACAAGGAGGAGATGACCCGATTGAAGAAGTTGTTGGCCCAAGAATTCGAGATCAAGGATCTTGGAAAATTGCAATATTTCTTGGGAATTAAGGTTGCTAGATCAGATAGAGGAATCTTTATTTCTCAAAGAAAGTATATCGTGGACCTCTTGAAAGAAACTGGTATGACAGGTTGCAAGCCAGCAGAATCACCCATCGAAAGCAACCACAAACTACAAAGCGGAGCTGGAGAGTCAGTTGATAAGGAGAGATATCAGAGGCTGGTTGGAAGACTCATTTATCTCTCACACTAGACCAGACATAGCCTATTCAGTCAGCTTGGTGAGTCAGTTCATGCATGATCCCCGAGATCCTCATATGCAAGCCGTCTTTTGCATTTTGCGGTATCTGAAGTCTACTCTTGGGAAAGGTTTACTTTTCTCCAGACATGGTCACCTCAAAATAGAAGCCTTTACGGACGCAAATTGGGCTGGATCTCTGGATGATAGAAGATCTACATCAGGTTACTGTACACTTGTAGAAGGAAACCTGATCACTTGGAGAAGCAAGATGCAAAGTGTAGTTGCTAGACCAAGCGAGAGGCACATAGAGCTATGGTGTGTTTGGAACTTTTGTGGTTACAAAAGCTATTAGAGGAATTGAGATTGTCCGAAAAAAGAAACTTTCCTTGTATTGTGACAATAAGGCTGCAATCAGTATAGCTCATAATCCAGTTCAGCGTGACCGAACAAAGCATGTGGAAATTGATCGACACTTcatcaaagaaaaggttacGAGTTATGGCTTGAGTTTATTCCATGTCATTAGAAAAGCAGCTGGCTGATGTGTTTACCAAAGGCCTCAACAAATGAACTTTCCATACACTAGTTTGCAAGTTGGGCGTGTGTGACATCTTTGCAccaacttgagggggagtgttgattgatatggattTCCTAGTATAATTATAGGAGTAATATGATATAATCTGACATTGTATTGATTGTAAATGATTATGTAATATTCTCTTTCCTTATTTAGTCGTAGGACTTATTGTATAAGTACCCATTTTCATGGGATGTAAATGATCAAGTAATACAATGAAgactttctcttcttcttgaaatcTTCGATAACTTTTTATCCCCGCCTTTGTCCTCTAATTCGACATACAAGCGTTCAAAAGCTGACGTTTTTGCCGCCGTAACCGCTAACTTTGCCTCCTTCCTCGCGATCTTATACCTTTCCCTATTCGTCCTCTTTCCCTCCTCATCTTTACTTTCCACGCATACGCCACCTTCCCTTGGACTTCaccattccaccaccaatcccctcGGTGTCTACCAAATCTACATCTGGAGACCCCCAGCACCTCTCTAGCTGCTTCTTTAATGCAACTAGCAGTCCTATCCCACATACTATTCGCATCCCCGCTACTCCGCCAAGCCCCCATAGCCATTAACTTCTTCCCCATCTTGTGGCACTGGCCATAGTCAAGTTACCCCATTTGATCCTTGGTCGATCCGCAaccctcttcttcctcttagtctccaaatccatcaccaaCAGCTTATGCTGGGTCGTAAAACTCTCACTCGAGATAACCTCACAGTCCTTACAAACACCTTTATCATCCTTCCTAAGGAGCAAATAGTCTATCCGGGTCCTTGCCACCGCATTACGGAAAGTTACCAAGTACTCCTCCTTCAGGAAACTAGAATTCGCTATGACCAACCCAAAAGCGCTCGCGAAATCCAACAGCGAGACTCCTGCTTTGTTCCTGTTCCCGAAACCAAAACCACCATGCACATTGTCATACCTCCCCAAATTTGAGCCGATGTGACCATCAAAATCTCCTCCTATGAATAGCTTCTCGGTATCCGGAATACCTCTCACCAACTCATCTAAGTCCTCCCAAAATCTCACCTTGTCCTCTACACCCAAGCCCGCGTGCAGTGCGTaagcactaataatgttcaaagtGAACCCCCCAACGACTAACTTAATCGCCATCATCCTGTCATTAACTCGTCTCACCTCTACCACTTGCTCCCTTAGCTCCTCTGCTAAAATGCCTACTCCATTCCCTTACCTCGATCCTTCCGAGAACCACAATTTATACCCGTGCCTTAGCTCCTCCCCATTTGGTTTCCTGTAGACAGGCAATACTCATCCTCCTCTTCCTGAGAATCTTCACTAGCTCTATGGACTTCCGCGATAAAGTCCCAATGTTCCAAGATCCTATTGTCAGCCTAGAAGCTCCCTTGACCCCCTAACCACCCCTGACCCTAGCCCTCGTCCCCGACCGAGAACATGACCCTAGTCTACCATCGTTCATCAAAGCCACTAAAGTAAAAAAAGGCTAACCAAAGGTGTACACTAACAAGTAGGAATCACAAATAAAGCATTTCCAGCAAGGATATACAGTGAAATGGGCTAAAGGGCAAGTATAACTGAAGGGGAGAATCTAGAGGTAGGAATCAGTATTGCATGAATCGAATTCTACAGCACAAGCAAAGGCAAATTAGCAATAAGGCACAAGCAATCAAATTCTACCGCTACAACTAAAAGGAGACCGGAAAGATAGAACCCGGATGTTAGGCGCTGTTGTTGCTCGTTgacataataaataataattattaaattGACATATTACTAACTTAATTAAGAGCATGTTTGGCCTAGCGGCTAAAAATTGCTTAATATGAGAAGtgctttttttaaaagtgcttttcaaaaaagtacttttggtgggaagcagtttgtgtttggctaattcatttgaaaagtgtttttgaccGCTTTTAATAAGCAAGTTTTGTTTGGCTAATCTtctttaaaaagtgcttttgagtgTCAAATTACGAAAAAGGACAAGTATCAATGAACGTTTACTATCAAGATTAGTTTACACAGAGAAACTATTTTGAAAAGATTtgacttttatttaattaaaatttaaaagtacatattaaaattttcaattaatataatacatagataaataaaaaaatattaaatattgatataATATCAACATGATGATTTAATATACTAGAAAActacaaccaaaataaaattcaaaattattccactaattaaaattcaacacaaagaattattaattagaaattaatagATTAATGAGGGATATACTTggtaaatatgtatttatagtagggatattttttcttgaaaaaaaataattttctgatTCTGTTTTTTTCGAGAAGCAGAAATTTTCTGCTTCTACTTCTACTTAAAAGCAGTTTTAGTaaa containing:
- the LOC132045710 gene encoding uncharacterized protein LOC132045710, giving the protein MAIKLVVGGFTLNIISAYALHAGLGVEDKVRFWEDLDELVRGIPDTEKLFIGGDFDGHIGSNLGRYDNVHGGFGFGNRNKAGVSLLDFASAFGLVIANSSFLKEEYLVTFRNAVARTRIDYLLLRKDDKGVCKDCEVISSESFTTQHKLLVMDLETKRKKRVADRPRIKWGNLTMASATRWGRS